In Candidatus Neptunochlamydia vexilliferae, the genomic stretch CGCGGGACCTCAACGCAGCACAAAATATTTTGGCCCTCGGACTAGATGGCCTGGGAACAATCCCTAGAAGCCCTCGCCTTTAGGCGAGGGAGTAGTCACGAGAAAGAAGAAAGCTGGAATGGACGTTCTGTGCAGCATCTAGGCTCAGAAGCAGGTGTTGGGATTGTTCCGACTGCGGCAAGTGGGACTAGCGAAAGCGATGATAACTCGGATGACAGCAGTTCAGATAAAGGTGTGAGTGGCTCTGTGTCAGCAGGAGGAGGAGTGAATAGAGATGGGTCCGCCCGTGCCGATGTAGGAGTTGAGATTAAGAATGAAAGTGGAACTATTTCAGGATCTATACGCGGGGGAGTTGATCGAGATAGAGATGGGCATGTTAATGGTGGAGTAAGAGGAGACATTAAGTTTGATTTTTAGCAGATGATAAAACTTAGAAAATGGGGTGTTGCGCTTATTTTAATAAGCGCAACATCTACCCTTGTTTGGAAGGGTTTTTTTTATAAAGAAAAGCTCTATTTCGAAACTTTGCCTGTAAAGCTCACCCAATCAAACCTTCCTTGCATAGATATGAAGATTGAGGGTGAAACTTACCCGATTATGGTTGATTTGGGGTCTCGCTTCGGAATATGCATACATGATGAAGCATTAGTAAGTTTGAATAAAAGGCGGCATGGAATTGAGGTTTCAAGAAATTTTCGAGGGACAAAGTTTAAGCGTCTTAAATATATCCTTCCGAAAGTAGAGGTTGGATCTTTAGTTTTTAAAAACCCACTAGTAACAGCTCTTTCTAAAAAACAAAGAGATGCCTCTATTATCTACCTTAAAAAAGGGGTGGAAAAATCACCTCCTCAAAATATGGGAGATGTTGGAAGAAAATTTCTAAAGAATGTCAACCTCCTTTTCGACATTAAGAAATCTGTCATTATTGCAACGAATGATAGGGATAGGCTTGCTAAAGAAGGGTACGAAATGGAGTCCTTTGTCAAGATCCCCTTCAAGCAAATTTATAAGGGAATCATTTTAAAGATTAAAACAGACCTTGGTGAACTGAAGCTTGGATTGGATACAGGGACTACCTGGACCCTTCTTCGCGATTCCCTACATCCTAAGAATAAGGAAAAACAGGTTGGTTACCATGGCTTACCTGTCATGACTACTAATAAGTATATGATTAGTGGAACGGATTTTGGCCCTCAAAATCTAGCGTTTATTGAAATAACAGATAAGTTGCGTGATATTGACGGGTTTTTAGGCATGGATTTCATACAAAACCACGTCATCTACGTCGACTTTTCGAAAAAGATCCTCTATATTGAGCCGCCTAATCAAGGGGGATAGAATGCAAGAAGCGTAATTTTGTGCTTGCGTTCCAAAAGGATGGTAAGTTAAAATTTTTCATGTTTGTTTAACCCTTAACAAAGGAGTTTCGTCATGGAAATTGAAGGCCTTAGTGAAGAATATGCCGAGTATGTTAATTATGAAGAATCTAGCTGGAATGGACATAGTGTTCAGCCGTTAGGTTCAGAAGCTGGTGTTGGGATCGTTCCGACTGCGGCAAGTGGTACCAGCGAAAGTGATGATAGCTCGAATGATCATGATGCGGATAGTGATAGTTCTGGTAGCTGGAGCCGTGATGCATCGGTGAATATAGGAGTTGGTACGGATGGGAGCGCAAGGATAGACGTTGGGGTTGGAGCTACCAATGAAAGTGGGACAGTTTCAGGATCTATACACGGAGAAGTAAGCCGAGATAGAGGTGGTCGTGTGGATGGAAGAGTTGAAGCAGGAGGGGTCATTCATTGGTAAAAACCAGAAAACGGCTTTTATGGTTCGGTGTTGCACTTATTTTATTGGGTGCAACATCAACCCTTTTGTGGAAGACTTTTTTTTATAAGGAAAAAGCTTATTTTGCTATTTTGCCTGTTAAAATTACTCGAGCGAATCTCCCTTGTGTCGATGTTATGGTTGAAGGAAAAACTTATCCTGTTGTTATTGACCTTGGTTCTCGCTTTGGGTTGTACGTTAATACCGGAGTTTTAAAAAACTTCAATAAGAAGCGTTGCGGAATTGAAAAATGGAGAAACCTTCGAGGAAAAGGCTTTAAATATCCCAAATATACGCTCTCAAAATTAGAAATGGGATCTTTAATTTTTCAAAAACCTGTGGTGGTGAGCACTCCAGAAAAAGAGGGGAGTGTTTGTGTGATTTGGCAGGGAGAAAATGAAGAAAAACTGCCCTCTGAAAACATCGGGCATATAGGAAGAGAGCTCTTAAAGAATGTGAATTTGCTTTTTGATATCAAACGTTCGGTTACCATTGCGACCAATGACTGGGATGTTTTAAAAAGTGAAGGGTATGAGATGGACTCTTTTATTAAAGTTCCTTTTAGTTTAAAACGTAACGGCATGATTGTAAGAGTGGAAACAGATCTTGGTCAGTTGAAGCTTATATTAGATACAGGATCGACGTTGACACTTCTTAAGGATTCCATGCTTCCCAAAGATAAGGAGGTAAGCATTGGGTATCACGGCCTTTCAAGCATGAATTCTGGTAGGTTTGTGGTAGGAGGGGTGGATTTTGGATCTCAAGAGCTGACGTTTCTTAAAATGACAGATAAGTTGCGCGATATTGATGGTCTGCTGGGCATGGACTTTATACAAAACCACGTCATCTACGTCGACTTTTCGAAAAAGATCCTCTATATTCAGCCACCTAAAGAGTAAAATTATCAGGAAGGGTAGTCCCACTGGTGACGATGATGATCCCATCGCGGATGTAAATCCCTTCACCATCATAGGTATCGAGATTCTCGGCATTGGTTAGCTTTACATTGTTTCCAATCGTGACATTTTGGTCGATGATTGCCCGTTTAATGAGGCAGTTTTCACCAATGGCGTAGTCGCGAGTTCCATCTTTGACGTCGGTATAGGTGTGGTTTCCGAGGAGAATCGCATCTTCGATCACCGTTCCTTGTTTGACGACGGAACGGACTCCAATAATGCTGTGGGTAACTGACTTGGCTTCGAGAACAGCTCCATCACAGACCACCGAATCCTTAACGATGGTTTGGGTAAGGCGGGCTCCTGGAAGGTGGTGGTTATGAGCATAGATCGGAAGGACTTCGTTATAGAGATCAAGGCCTAAGCTGTTAGTGGTCAGGGACAGGTTTGCTTCGAAGTAGGAGGAGATCGTTCCGATGTCTTCCCAGTACCCTTGGTGGAGGAAGGCGGCTGCCTTTCCTTTTTTAAGTTGGGTGGGGATGAGGTGTTTCCCAAAGTCTTCTCGAGAATCTTCTTGGAGAAGGGAGACGAGTACCTCTTTTTTAAAGACATAGATTCCCATTGAGGCGAGGAAATAGGGAGGATTGCAGCAGTGGATGTCGTTGCAGGTCACAAACTCATCGGAAAGCTCAAACTTTTCTAAGATCGCAGGATCTTTCGGCTTCTCGTGGAAGTCAACAATATTAGAATCGTCATCGATGTTAAGAAGGCCCAGGCGAGGAGCTTGGGTTTTTCCAACAGGAAGGGCAGCGATGGTCAGGTCGGCATCTTTCTCATAAGCAAATTGGACCATGGCTTCGAGATCCATGTTGTAAAGCTGGTCTCCTGAGAGGACGAGGAAGTAGTCGATGGGAAGGCTGGTCAGGGCATCGAGGTTTTTTCTAACCGCGTCGGCGGTTCCTTCATACCAGGTTTTTCCAGAAGGGCGCTCTTCCGGACAAAGAAGGGAAAGGCTTCCTCCCTGGAAGTGGTCAAGAGGATAGGTTTCCTTAATATGTTCATTGAGCCCAGAGGAAAAGTACTGGGAGATGACAAAGATGTGATTCATATTGGAGTTGAGGGAGTTAGAGATGGGAACGTCGATCAGGCGGTACCGCCCCCCAAAGTTTACAGCGGGTTTACAACGGTGCTGCGTCAATGGGAAGAGACGGGTTCCCTGTCCTCCTGCTAAGATAATGCAGGCAACGCGGTCGGTAAGCTGAAATCTTTTTGATGGTGTCAAGTGGCAATCCCCCTTAACTTTCCTATAACCCCAGAGTGCTACTAATGTCAAATGAAGGAATTTTTGGCATGGTTCAAAATAGGGTAACAATTTTGGTCTTATGAAAGATGCGTCGGGGGCAAGCCCCCTGCTGCCCCCTTGAGCTTCAAAATGGCTCTGCAAAATCACCCCTCCTCGGGGGGCCGTGCAAAGCACTGTCCACCCCTCGTGCGGGGCGATTTTGCAGAGCCATTTTGAAGCCGCGGACAGCTCACCGCATGGCTTTTCTTCGCCTTCGGCTCCGAAGCCATGTCAGTTCGCTGGAAAGGTTCTTTCCTAGAAAACCTTGCACATCTTTCACCAAGGAACAAGCCTCTTTTTTTCCAGGTTTTTAGCCACTTACCATATTCGCTTTGCTCGACTTTCAGCTTAACAAAAAAAATCCACTGAACCGACACAGCTTCGGAGCCGAAGGCGAAGAAAAGCGACGTCGTGAAGTGTCCACATTTCGTGAAGTGTTACCTCAGCATGCTGTATTTTGAACCATGCCGAATTTTCGATTTTTCATCAGGTTTATGGGGGCAGAATGACCACATACTCCAATAGAGTAGGGGTCATTTTACCCCTCTGAACCTGGAGGAAAAGAAAAATTCAAGCAATTGACAGTAGTAACCTCAGTTTCGGGTTTATTTCACTCAGCCTCAGGGGATTTTAGCTTTCTTTTCTCCTTTGTGATCTTGGAAAGGGTAATTTAGACCCTTACCTTCGATCCAAAAGAAGAAAATTTAAGCAAAACTCCCTCTGGAGCTAAGCAAACTAAACCCGAAACTGAGGTTAGTAGCACTCTGGGGTGTAAGGAATTAGGGGGAACGGATCAAGGAGATTTTTTCCAATTTTTGATGACGATCAACATCTCATCAAGAAGAGTTTTTGAAGGCCCTTTCTTTTTTGCGATGGCAATAAAGCGCTCTCTTTCAGCTTCTTCTGTAAGGTCGGTGCAGGCAAAGATCAGATAGGTCGCAAAAAGGGGCTTTTTAAGAGTCTTCTCGTTTTCAAGGACTTCAAGCGCTCCTTTTCCGATCTCTTCATCCTCTGTAAAGCCAGTCAGAGCAATGGCTGCATACTCATTATCTTTGGAGAAGGGTTCTTGCTTGAGCCTTTGAATCAGAAAGGCTTTCGCTTTCTCCCCAAAAGAGGCTAGGGCATGGATCACTTCTTCGTCTGTAAAGAAATTATCTTGACCGAGAGCTTCGAAAAGGGGAGGAATCGCCCGCTCATCTCTAATTTTTGCCAGGCACCTTGCGGCGAAAATGGGGCTCCTTCCGTATCCTGGATAGAGAGGGTCATAAAAGGTGGAAGATGTGAGGAGATCGATCAGGGCGGGAACCATTGATTTTCCTTGGGTAACAATGGCGGCGATCTCCTTTTCGGGGACCTCTTCTTCGGAGAGGATGAGATCACTTAAGAGGAGGCTTTCCTTGGGAGTCTTTTCTTCAGCATAGACCTCCCGAAGGTCTTGATAGAGCTTTTGGGCCTTTTCGATCCCTTCCTTAGCTTCTTCGGGGAGGTAAACTTCGGAGAGGTTTTCTCCTCCCTGATGCTCAAGTTCTTTCAGCTTTTTGATCTCTTCGATCTCAAAGTCGGGCATCACCCCTACCCCTTCATGCTCATAGTACTCGAGCATTACATCAAAGCTGCTCCCAAAGTGGGCATCACGATGCATGAGGATTTCCATGTCGATGGTGTCGATCAGGTTATTCATCGGCGGCCTCACTAAATGCGCGCTCTTTAAGAAGAGAGGCGTTGTAGCTGGAACGGACAAAGGGTCCGCTGTACATATACTTGACGCCGATACTTTCCCCGTAGGTTTCGTAGGACTTAAATTGCTCAGGGGTCACAAAGGATTTGACGAGGAGCTTGTTTTTATTGGGTTGGAGATATTGTCCGATCGTAATGATGCTACACCCCACCTCATGAAGATCATCGATTGTCTCCTTCACCTCATCATCGGTTTCGCCCAGACCAACCATGATCCCCGACTTGACAAAGGGAACTTTTCCTGAGGTTTTCACCTGGCGGAGCAATTCAAGGGTCCGCTCATAGGTCGCTTTATGACGGACACGGGGAGAGAGGCGGCGGACCGTTTCAATGTTGTGGTTAAAGATTTCTGGTTTGGCATCGAGGACGATGTAAAGCGGCTTTACATCTCCAGAGAAATCGGAGGTGAGGACTTCAACGGTCGCTTCGGGGTTTTCTTCTCGAATGGCATGGATGATGTTGGCAATGTGGGTCGCTCCTTGGTCGGGAAGGTCATCGCGGGCAACCATGGTGATGACAACATGTTTTAAGCCGAGTCCTTTTACCGATGTTGCAATCTTTTTCGGCTCCTCTTCGTCGGGGGGCATTGGCGCTTTTGAAAAGTCGATATCACAAAAACCGCAGGCGCGGGTACACTTTTTTCCTAAAGCGAGGAAGGTAGCGGTTTTATTCGAGTAGCATTCAAGACGGTTGGGACATTTGGCCTCTTCGCAGACGGTGGGAAGACCTCCCAAGATGGAGTGGGTTTCGAAAAGCTCTTTCCCGCGGGGGAGTTTTCGGTGTAGCCAGGAGGGAAAGCGCCCCTTTACTTTTCCCGATTCGGGATTGTCAGGAAGGCGGCTTAGTTTTTTGGGGCGATTGTTAAAAAGCTCCTGTGTCAAGCTACTTTTTCCTCTTCGGTGGAAAATGGATCGGCGTCTCATTTGCTAGAAGAGAAGCCTCGAGCCATGCCTCCGGAATGGTCGGGTGAGCATGAATCGTATCTGTAACACACTCTAATGTGAGCTCGTTGTTAATCGCAAGGGCCATCTCAGCAATCATTGCAGAAGCTTCATGGCCGATCACTTGGGCTCCATAAATTTCCCCTGTCTGTTTGTCAGAAATGACCTGAGCAAACCCTTCGGTTTCATTGGTGGCAACCGATTTTCCCAGCGCTTGAAAGGGGAACGTTCCGATATTGATATTGAGTCCTTTTTCCTGCGCCTCTTCGGCTGTCAATCCAACCATCGCAATTTCGGGGTGAGTAAAGATCACCGCAGGAATTGCATTGTAATGGAGGTGAGCCTCCTGTCCACATGCATTAGCAGCAGCGACAATTCCCTGGTGAGAGGCAACGTGAGCAAGCATTGCGATCGCAGTGATGTCTCCAATCGCATAAATACCGGGAACATCGGTTTCCATCTTTTCGTTCACTTCGATTGCTCCCTTAGGACCCGGTTTTAGCCCTGCCTTATCAAGACCAAGCCCTTCAGAGTTCAGCCGTCTTCCAACAGAGACAACTGCCTTATCCACACTGACCGAATCGCCCCCTTTAAAGTGGACAACAAGCCCCTTTTCTGTCTTATCGATCTTTTCAACGGCGGTATTTGTTTTGATGTCGATACCCCGTTTTGTGAAGGCGGAGGTCAGGGCCTCTGAAATCGTTTTTCCTTGCGCTTGAACAATGGAAGGAAGTGCTTCGATGATTGTGACCTTGACACCAAACTCTGCAAATAAAGAGGCAAACTCACACCCAATATAGCCGCCGCCAATGATCGCCATCGACTGGGGAAGTTCGGTCAACTCTAGAGCAGAGGTGGAGTTTAAAATCCGCTCATGATCACAAGGGAAAGCAGGAATATCGATGGGCTGCGACCCTGTAGCGATGATGATTTTATCGGCCTGAATAAGGGCGTTATCTTTTCCTTTGACTTTGAGCTCTTTTGGAGATTCAAACTTTGCAAAGCCCTCAAAAATCGTAATCCCATTCGACTTTAAAAGGCCGCCTAAACTTTGCCGGATTCCGCTTACAACTTTGTCTTTCCGCGTCTTCATTTTTCCATAGTCGAAAGAGACTTTTTCGACGTTGATTCCAAAGTCTTCGGCATGTTTGATCTTGTTAAAAATCGCTGCGTTCGAAAGGAGTGCTTTTGAAGGGATACATCCAACGTTTAAGCAGGTCCCCCCCAGGTTTTCTTTTTCGATTAGGGCAACTTTTTTCCCCATTTGCGCGCCCTTAATGGCAGCGACGTAACCTCCAGGTCCTGCACCAATCACAGCAAGGTCAAATTTTTGCTTTTCAGCCATTCCAATCTCCTAACTTTATTCTCTAGATTGTAACACTGTTCTCCGAAAAAGTAAATCTTGAAAAGAGCAGTCTTTTCTACTATATTAAAAGTAAGCTAGGAAAGAGGTTTTTTTGATGAAACAGGTAGACCGGACAAAAGTTTGTTGGAATTGTGAAGCAGATGTGAGTTATGAGGCTACTTATTGCCCCTTTTGCGGAACCGATTTGTTGACCTCTTCCATTGAAACATCCAAGCAAGCTCCTAAAAAAGATGCAAAATTTTCCGATCAAACACTGCAGGAGAGTTTGGCATCGCTTTACAAGCCTCCCTACTCAGCGCGCGACCGACATGGCTTTGGTGTTCCCGACGAGCGGGAAGAGGCCCCCTTTAAAGAAGCTGCGCCTGAAAAGGAAGATCCTCTCTTTAAGCCTTATGACCAGATGGAGTTTGAAGAAGCTCCTCCCATCCAAAATGAAGAGGTTGAAGAAGAAGTTGTTTCCCGAAGAGGGACGATCCTTCCTCTCCTATTTCTTATGATTGGCGCCCATCTTTTCATGCTGGGAGCACTTCTTCTATTCTGCTCCAAAGATGGGGTGGTCACTCTCGAATGGAGTAGCCGCCTTTGGTTCGTCTATTGCCTAATTGGCTTTCCCCTTATTTACTTTGGGAGAAGGCTTCTCAAAGACGATCAAAATTCTGCTTGACTTTGCATTGTTTAGCAAGTTACAATCGACTAAAAATTAATCGGTCTTAAGCGATGTCTTTTCTTTCTTTTGGTCGTGTTTTTCCCGAAATTGCGAGTCGAGAAACGAGGTGTATCACTACCTCTGAAGAGGGTCCTGTTCCTCCTGATACCTATTACTTTCTTGATCTTTATTGTATTGACACGGAGTGTGACTGCCGAAAGGCTCATTTCGCGGTCGTAACGGAAAATTGGGAAAAGGAATATGCCCATATTCAGTTTGGCTGGGAGGAGAAGGCGTACTATGATAACCATTTTTCATTCGAGGATCACGATTTGCCTGGACCTAGTATTCCTCCTTTCACTTTCTTTCCCCATGGGGAGTATTTTGTGGAACTATTTAGGGTATTTTGTGCTAACGATCCCGATTATGTTGAGCGGTTAAAAAGGCACTGCGCTCTGATGAAGCAGGCATCCAAAGAGCAAAACCTTTTTGAGAAAATGGTTTTGGATATGGAAGAGGACTCCATAGGGAGAAATGATCCCTGCATTTGTGGGAGTGGAAAAAAGTATAAGAAGTGTTGCAAGGGTAAGGTTGGGTTGAAATGAAGGTCAGCAAAGTCGATATCGATAGAATTCTTTCGGGGGAACATACAGAATTTACGGCGGATGAAAAGAAAAATCTTCTGGAAAATAGGGAGGAGATCATCGAGTCGCTCGATGCTTTTCTTTTCCAGGAGGTTTCCGATCTTGTAGAAGAGGGGGAGTGTTCAGACCCCACGGCTCTTTACTGGGGCTTTAGGTTGGGGGTTTTTGTTCAGGCGCCATTTATGTTTGATAGGCTTCTTGAGCTTTGTTATGCCTCTACCGAAGCGATTGACGAGGCGATGGGGTGGCTCTTTTCAACTGGAGAGCTTCCCTACCTATTCGCTTATGCAGCCTCTGGTAACTGGGAAGAGATTAAGCCCTTGATTGAAGATGCAGAGCTTGATGAATATGTAAGGGCGGCTTGCTTGGATTCGATTATGTTCATGGTGGGGTTGGGAAAGGTGAGCCGCTTAGAGGTGATTCCTTATGCCAAGGAGCTTATAAAGGGGGTTTTGGAGGATGAGGACGATAGGACAGGTTTTTTTGCCGTTGCTCTTGTCAATATTTGTGAAAAGCTCTGTGCCGAGGAGTGCACTGAAGGGGTTCGGGAACTTTTTGGGTGTTTTTTAATCGATCCAACGCAGACTTCCATTGAGTACTTTCTTGAAGCTCTTGAGCAAGGAAAAGAATCTTGCATAAAAGAGTTGCAAGAAACGGTCAAACGCTACCAAATTTTAAATAACCTTAAATCGGATGAACCGAGCGAAAAGAAGTCCGATGAGACTCCTAGTCCCCCGAAAAGGGAGATGAGTAAAAAACCAGCAGCTATGGGGAGAAACGATCCCTGCCTCTGCGGGAGTGGAAAAAAATATAAAAAGTGTTGTCTAAAGCACTCTACCCCTTTCATCCCTCGTACCGACTTTGATATCTCTTTTGAACCTTTGGAGACTTGTGAAGCTTTCAATACCCTTCCTGAAAAAGAAAGGGATATTGTTAATAGCTTTCTTTTAAAGGTTAAGGCTGATCCAAAGGGTACTATTGAAGATATTCTCCATTACTTAGAAAAATATCCGAATGTTCCAAGACTGTACAACTTTCTCTTCAGTGCTTATCGTTTGTTGGATCAACCGAGGAAAGCAGCGCAGGTTCTTAAAAAAACGGTCGAACTTTTTCCCAATTATCTGTTTGGTTTGGTGGAGTATTCTCTCTATTTTTTAAGGAGGGGAGAGCTAGACCAGGCTCATGTGGCTTTAAACCATGCGATGACCCTTACCGATCTTTATCCTGATAGGAAGGTATTTCATTCTACTGAAGTGGAAGCTTTTTTTTATGCCTTAGCCCAACTCTTTATAAAGAAAGAGGAGTTTAATCATGTAAAGGGCTATTTGGATCTTTTGAAGAAGATTAACTCTGAGAGCAATCTTGCAAAAGATGTTGAAATGAAAATGGATGGGGCTTTGAGCATGCATACTATAGCAGAATCTTTTAAGGAGCTGGGCAAAAATAACTCTTAAATGTAGAGCCCCGAGCGGTGTTTGCGATTTTTTGTCTGCTTTGGGGGCATCATCTCAAAGCGGAAAAGAGCATGTCCAATCTGAAGCTTTAAATCACTTGTAAAAGTATCAAAAAGGGCAAAAGCCTCATGCTTAAACTCGAGTAGAGGATCTTTTTGTCCGACCACCCGCATGTTCACCTCGGTGCGGAGATGATCGATCGATAGAAGGTGATCTTGCCACAGCTTATCGATGTTCTTAAGAAGAAGACTGCGAATCACTTCGGATAAGACAGGGGTAGGATCAACCTCTTTGCCTGCCTCTTTTTGAATGGCTGCAATGGTGTTTGCTTCGTGGTCCATCTTTGCTTTAAAGGCAGCAGTGATTTGCTTTGCCGCTTTTTGCGCAAGCTCTTCAGAAGTATCATAGTCATTATCGAAGGCTCCATCATCAAAGGTAACGGGGAAGTGGGTCATCAGCCACTCGGCATAACCCTGAGGATCCCAATGGTCTGTCCGCGAAACGAAAAATTGTCCTGCTATTTCGGAGCAAATCTCCTCAAGGACCTCTTCGGCAAGCTCAAGGGAAGATTCTTCGCCTAGGATATCATTGCGGAAGGCATAAACCTCTTTCCGCTGCTTGTTCATCACATCGTCATATTGGAGGGTATGCTTTCGGATTGAGTAGTTCCGCTGCTCCACCCGCTTTTGAGCCGTTTCGATCGAGCGGTTCAAGACCTTTGCAGAGATCGGCTCTCCTTCAGGAGGGCGGAACCTTTGTAAGAAAGCGGTCAGTTTGGGGGAGGTAAAAAGACGCATCAATTGATCTTCAAAGGAGACATAAAACTTCGATGTTCCAGGATCTCCCTGACGGCCACACCGTCCACGAAGCTGTCTATCAATCCGACGAGATTGGTGACGGGTCGTTCCAATGACGTGGAGTCCACCTACCTCAGCAACCCCTTCGCCAAGCTTAATGTCAGTTCCCCGTCCCGCCATGTTAGTGGCGACGGTGATCGCTCCTCTTTGTCCCGCTTGGGCGATAATTTCTGCCTCTTTAGCATGATTTTTTGCGTTGAGGATCGTGTGTTTAAGCTTATTCTGTTTGAGGATGCGAGCAAGCTTTTCAGAAACCTCTACCGATTCCGTTCCGATCAAGATGGGACGTTCCTTTTCTTGTACTTCGGCGATGTCTTTAATAATCGCGTTATATTTTTCCCGCTCCGACATGTAAATTTCATCATCGGCATCTTTTCGTTGACACTTTTTATGGGTGGGGATTTCTAAGACATCGATTTTGTAGATCTCTTTAAGCTCATTCGCCTCAGTCATTGCCGTTCCGGTCATTCCAGCAAGTTTGTCATACATCCGGAAGTAGTTTTGGAGGGTAATCGTCGCGTAGGTCTGCGTCTCCTGCTGGATGGGCACCCCTTCCTTTGCCTCAATCGACTGATGGAGACCATCGGAAAAGCGACGTCCTGGCTGCGGGCGTCCCGTGTTTTCATCGATGATGACGATCTTCCGATCTTGGACGATGTAGTCGACATCTTTTTCCATGAGAAGGTGAGCGCGGAACAGTTGCCGCAAGTTATGCGAACGTTCTTTGCGCTTACTATCTTCTTCACGAAGGGCAATCTTTGCCTGCATCTTTTCTTGGTCTGAAAGGGCGGGGTTTTCATCGATCTTTGCATACTCGTGCCCCAGGTCGAGCATCAAAAAGTCATCTTCTGCTTGCTTGTTTCCCTCTGCCCAAGCACCGATTCCCTTGTCTGTTAGCTCATACTCGTTCGCCCGTTCATCGATAATGATATAAAGCTGAGCAAGCATCTCATGTCGTTCATCTTTATTCGGCTCGGCATGGAAATAGGTTTCCCACTTCTCCATTTTTGCACGGAGACTCGGGTTTTCTTTGAGTCTTTTAAGAACTTTGCTCTGTGGTGTTCCTTTGCCGACAAGCCAGAGTTTGCGGAAAGCCTCTTCCTCCTCCTTCGCCTCCTCTTTAG encodes the following:
- the glgC gene encoding glucose-1-phosphate adenylyltransferase, with amino-acid sequence MTPSKRFQLTDRVACIILAGGQGTRLFPLTQHRCKPAVNFGGRYRLIDVPISNSLNSNMNHIFVISQYFSSGLNEHIKETYPLDHFQGGSLSLLCPEERPSGKTWYEGTADAVRKNLDALTSLPIDYFLVLSGDQLYNMDLEAMVQFAYEKDADLTIAALPVGKTQAPRLGLLNIDDDSNIVDFHEKPKDPAILEKFELSDEFVTCNDIHCCNPPYFLASMGIYVFKKEVLVSLLQEDSREDFGKHLIPTQLKKGKAAAFLHQGYWEDIGTISSYFEANLSLTTNSLGLDLYNEVLPIYAHNHHLPGARLTQTIVKDSVVCDGAVLEAKSVTHSIIGVRSVVKQGTVIEDAILLGNHTYTDVKDGTRDYAIGENCLIKRAIIDQNVTIGNNVKLTNAENLDTYDGEGIYIRDGIIIVTSGTTLPDNFTL
- a CDS encoding HEAT repeat domain-containing protein, translating into MNNLIDTIDMEILMHRDAHFGSSFDVMLEYYEHEGVGVMPDFEIEEIKKLKELEHQGGENLSEVYLPEEAKEGIEKAQKLYQDLREVYAEEKTPKESLLLSDLILSEEEVPEKEIAAIVTQGKSMVPALIDLLTSSTFYDPLYPGYGRSPIFAARCLAKIRDERAIPPLFEALGQDNFFTDEEVIHALASFGEKAKAFLIQRLKQEPFSKDNEYAAIALTGFTEDEEIGKGALEVLENEKTLKKPLFATYLIFACTDLTEEAERERFIAIAKKKGPSKTLLDEMLIVIKNWKKSP
- the lipA gene encoding lipoyl synthase, encoding MRRRSIFHRRGKSSLTQELFNNRPKKLSRLPDNPESGKVKGRFPSWLHRKLPRGKELFETHSILGGLPTVCEEAKCPNRLECYSNKTATFLALGKKCTRACGFCDIDFSKAPMPPDEEEPKKIATSVKGLGLKHVVITMVARDDLPDQGATHIANIIHAIREENPEATVEVLTSDFSGDVKPLYIVLDAKPEIFNHNIETVRRLSPRVRHKATYERTLELLRQVKTSGKVPFVKSGIMVGLGETDDEVKETIDDLHEVGCSIITIGQYLQPNKNKLLVKSFVTPEQFKSYETYGESIGVKYMYSGPFVRSSYNASLLKERAFSEAADE
- the lpdA gene encoding dihydrolipoyl dehydrogenase, yielding MAEKQKFDLAVIGAGPGGYVAAIKGAQMGKKVALIEKENLGGTCLNVGCIPSKALLSNAAIFNKIKHAEDFGINVEKVSFDYGKMKTRKDKVVSGIRQSLGGLLKSNGITIFEGFAKFESPKELKVKGKDNALIQADKIIIATGSQPIDIPAFPCDHERILNSTSALELTELPQSMAIIGGGYIGCEFASLFAEFGVKVTIIEALPSIVQAQGKTISEALTSAFTKRGIDIKTNTAVEKIDKTEKGLVVHFKGGDSVSVDKAVVSVGRRLNSEGLGLDKAGLKPGPKGAIEVNEKMETDVPGIYAIGDITAIAMLAHVASHQGIVAAANACGQEAHLHYNAIPAVIFTHPEIAMVGLTAEEAQEKGLNINIGTFPFQALGKSVATNETEGFAQVISDKQTGEIYGAQVIGHEASAMIAEMALAINNELTLECVTDTIHAHPTIPEAWLEASLLANETPIHFPPKRKK
- a CDS encoding SEC-C metal-binding domain-containing protein, whose product is MEEDSIGRNDPCICGSGKKYKKCCKGKVGLK
- a CDS encoding DUF1186 domain-containing protein gives rise to the protein MKVSKVDIDRILSGEHTEFTADEKKNLLENREEIIESLDAFLFQEVSDLVEEGECSDPTALYWGFRLGVFVQAPFMFDRLLELCYASTEAIDEAMGWLFSTGELPYLFAYAASGNWEEIKPLIEDAELDEYVRAACLDSIMFMVGLGKVSRLEVIPYAKELIKGVLEDEDDRTGFFAVALVNICEKLCAEECTEGVRELFGCFLIDPTQTSIEYFLEALEQGKESCIKELQETVKRYQILNNLKSDEPSEKKSDETPSPPKREMSKKPAAMGRNDPCLCGSGKKYKKCCLKHSTPFIPRTDFDISFEPLETCEAFNTLPEKERDIVNSFLLKVKADPKGTIEDILHYLEKYPNVPRLYNFLFSAYRLLDQPRKAAQVLKKTVELFPNYLFGLVEYSLYFLRRGELDQAHVALNHAMTLTDLYPDRKVFHSTEVEAFFYALAQLFIKKEEFNHVKGYLDLLKKINSESNLAKDVEMKMDGALSMHTIAESFKELGKNNS